In a single window of the Campylobacter fetus subsp. testudinum 03-427 genome:
- the pycA gene encoding pyruvate carboxylase, subunit A (Pfam matches to PF02786.13 CPSase_L_D2, and to PF00289.18 CPSase_L_chain, and to PF02785.15 Biotin_carb_C): MIHKILIANRGEIAVRIVRACKDLHIKNVAIYTEPDRECLHVKVADEAYQIGKDPIKGYLDSKRIVEVAKACGADAIHPGYGFLSENYEFAKEVEDAGLIFIGPNSDIIRKMGNKNIARFLMKKNGIPVVPGTEKLNSETIETIKDYAMKIGYPVILKASGGGGGRGIREVWNEDELESNYESCKREAKAFFNNDEVFMEKFIEKPRHIEFQILGDNYGNLIHLCERDCSIQRRHQKVIEIAPCPTISEDLRKRMGVAAVAAAKAVGYTNAGTIEFLLDDYNNFYFMEMNTRIQVEHGVTEEITGVDLISRQIRIAAGEILDIEQSEVRPQGVSIEARITAENVWKNFAPSPGRITGYFPALGPGVRVDSHIYQDYAIPPFYDSLVAKLIVKGTSYDLAVSKLERALDEFKIEGVRTTLPFLLAISKRRHFRRGFFDTSYIEERLQDILENTQDHHQENKEEVIAAIAAAIKKVKEDRAKE, from the coding sequence ATGATACATAAGATTCTAATAGCCAACCGTGGTGAGATCGCTGTGCGTATAGTTAGGGCGTGTAAAGATTTGCATATTAAAAATGTTGCGATTTATACAGAACCAGATCGTGAATGCTTACATGTAAAAGTGGCTGATGAAGCATATCAGATAGGAAAAGATCCTATAAAAGGTTACCTTGATTCTAAAAGGATAGTCGAAGTAGCCAAAGCATGCGGCGCGGACGCTATACATCCAGGATATGGATTTTTAAGTGAGAATTATGAATTTGCAAAAGAAGTAGAAGACGCCGGACTTATATTTATAGGACCAAACTCAGATATTATACGCAAAATGGGAAATAAAAATATCGCTAGATTTTTGATGAAGAAAAACGGCATTCCAGTAGTTCCTGGTACTGAGAAATTAAATAGCGAAACTATAGAAACTATCAAGGATTACGCTATGAAAATAGGCTATCCTGTCATCTTAAAAGCAAGTGGCGGCGGTGGAGGACGCGGTATCCGAGAGGTTTGGAACGAAGATGAGCTTGAGAGTAACTATGAGAGCTGTAAAAGAGAAGCTAAGGCTTTTTTTAACAACGATGAAGTTTTTATGGAAAAATTCATCGAAAAACCTCGCCATATAGAGTTTCAAATTCTAGGTGATAATTATGGAAATTTGATTCATCTTTGTGAAAGAGACTGTTCTATTCAGCGTCGTCACCAAAAAGTCATCGAGATAGCACCTTGTCCTACTATAAGTGAAGACTTAAGAAAAAGAATGGGAGTTGCAGCAGTCGCAGCAGCAAAAGCAGTTGGATATACAAACGCTGGTACCATCGAGTTCTTACTAGATGATTATAACAATTTTTATTTTATGGAGATGAATACCCGTATCCAAGTCGAACACGGTGTTACTGAGGAGATAACTGGAGTTGATCTCATAAGTCGTCAGATAAGAATCGCTGCTGGAGAGATACTAGATATCGAACAAAGCGAAGTAAGGCCACAAGGGGTATCGATAGAAGCTAGAATTACTGCTGAAAATGTTTGGAAGAACTTTGCACCAAGTCCAGGAAGGATCACTGGATATTTCCCAGCTTTAGGTCCTGGAGTAAGAGTTGATAGTCATATATACCAAGACTATGCTATTCCTCCTTTTTATGATTCATTAGTAGCAAAACTGATAGTAAAAGGCACAAGTTATGATCTAGCCGTAAGTAAGCTGGAGCGTGCTCTTGATGAGTTTAAAATAGAAGGAGTTAGAACAACTCTTCCATTTTTATTAGCCATTTCAAAACGACGCCATTTTAGACGTGGATTTTTTGATACTAGCTATATTGAAGAGCGTCTTCAAGATATTTTGGAAAATACTCAAGATCATCATCAAGAAAATAAAGAAGAGGTAATAGCCGCCATCGCTGCAGCCATTAAAAAAGTAAAAGAAGATAGAGCTAAGGAGTAA
- the ate gene encoding arginyltransferase (Pfam matches to PF04377.11 ATE_C, and to PF04376.9 ATE_N), translated as MREIDFCTLDTLCPYLKDRNSRSMYRYVSQCSFDYNSNLVKHGYRRFGSYFSKPVCDGCDECKSIRIDAFNFKFTKSHRRIINKNSNTKIVVSKPYISQKHIDLYEKYHKFMHEKRGWEYYDLDFRRYYSVYVEGAGDFGYEIDYFVDDELVCVDLVDIVDDGISSIYCYWDIDFAHLSLGKFSLLNQIKIALKNDLRWIYLGFYVKDCASLAYKGEYKPYETLKKYCDMDEKPIWEF; from the coding sequence TTGAGAGAGATTGATTTTTGTACTTTAGATACGCTTTGTCCATATCTAAAAGACAGAAACTCAAGGAGTATGTATAGATATGTTTCACAGTGTAGTTTTGATTATAATTCAAATTTAGTGAAGCATGGATATAGACGGTTTGGAAGCTACTTTTCCAAACCTGTTTGTGATGGTTGTGATGAATGTAAAAGCATACGCATAGACGCATTTAATTTCAAATTTACAAAAAGCCACAGGCGCATAATCAATAAAAACTCCAACACAAAAATAGTTGTTTCAAAGCCATATATCAGCCAAAAACATATTGATTTATATGAAAAATATCATAAATTTATGCATGAAAAGCGTGGTTGGGAGTATTATGATCTTGATTTTAGGCGTTATTATAGTGTGTATGTAGAAGGGGCTGGGGATTTTGGATATGAGATTGACTATTTTGTTGATGATGAGCTTGTGTGCGTTGATCTTGTAGATATCGTAGATGATGGTATAAGCTCTATTTACTGTTATTGGGATATTGATTTTGCTCATCTTAGTTTAGGTAAATTTTCGCTTTTAAATCAGATAAAAATAGCTCTGAAAAATGATTTGCGATGGATATATTTAGGATTTTATGTAAAAGATTGCGCTAGTTTAGCTTATAAAGGCGAATACAAACCATATGAAACTTTAAAAAAATACTGTGATATGGACGAAAAACCGATTTGGGAATTTTAA
- a CDS encoding putative protein (DnaJ domain) (Pfam match to PF00226.27 DnaJ), translating to MQITQTLESITITTDDCDLFLNLSNKIRQSFANAIGNRDKVIIFYNENELVQRKYFLKLIGKIYANSVGKGIDFLLTHHKNIKLVYKKPNSLQILINVDVKFENSRVVFDLKNSEELFTKYLIRGLGDTRHEYFESKKILVISPKTTENVELLDNILNFREHLKYIVNFNYDKKSYDEFKKRAKILTSKTYIRRFSMLANLLEEHFETLGCKATDDFETVRTNYLNLTKVYHPDKHVGEPNEVQKSYIDKFQKIGLAYEALKPYFKEQKSFISA from the coding sequence ATGCAAATTACCCAGACTTTAGAATCAATAACGATAACAACTGACGATTGTGATCTATTTTTAAATTTGAGTAATAAAATCAGGCAGAGTTTTGCTAATGCAATAGGAAATAGAGACAAAGTTATAATTTTCTATAACGAAAATGAGCTTGTTCAGCGTAAATATTTTCTAAAACTTATCGGAAAAATTTATGCAAATAGCGTTGGAAAGGGCATAGACTTTTTGCTAACGCATCATAAAAACATAAAACTTGTTTATAAAAAGCCAAACTCGCTTCAAATTTTGATAAATGTTGATGTTAAATTTGAAAATAGCAGGGTCGTTTTTGACCTTAAAAATAGTGAAGAGTTATTTACCAAATACCTTATCAGGGGTTTAGGAGATACTCGTCATGAGTATTTTGAGTCAAAAAAGATCTTGGTTATCAGTCCAAAAACAACTGAAAATGTTGAACTTTTGGATAATATATTAAATTTCAGAGAGCATCTTAAGTATATTGTAAATTTCAATTATGATAAAAAATCTTACGACGAATTTAAAAAAAGAGCTAAAATCTTAACTTCAAAAACTTATATAAGAAGATTTTCTATGCTCGCAAATCTTTTAGAAGAGCATTTTGAAACTCTTGGTTGTAAGGCTACTGATGACTTTGAGACTGTTAGAACGAATTATCTAAATCTTACAAAAGTTTATCATCCAGATAAACATGTGGGCGAACCAAATGAAGTACAAAAAAGTTATATAGATAAATTTCAAAAAATCGGACTTGCGTACGAAGCGTTAAAACCATACTTTAAAGAGCAGAAAAGCTTTATAAGTGCTTAA
- the pdxJ gene encoding pyridoxine 5'-phosphate synthase (Pfam match to PF03740.9 PdxJ) — protein sequence MKLGVNIDHVAVLREARAVNDPQIIHAMFEAVSGGADQITIHLREDRRHINEDDVKNIINLSPIPVNLECSISSEIIDIVCALKPHRATIVPEKREELTTEGGLSLDSLNLKNVISKLNDNDIKVSLFIDPKKNDVTVSKELGATCVELHTGAYANTFLMLNSNLNHTKYKINSLNLKRSELEILLNSELTRIKEAANLGINLGLEVAAGHGLNYQNVIAIAAIKDIFELNIGQSIVAKSVFVGLKNAVKEMMELVK from the coding sequence ATGAAACTTGGTGTAAATATAGATCATGTAGCTGTTTTAAGAGAGGCTAGGGCGGTAAATGATCCACAAATCATCCATGCTATGTTTGAAGCTGTGAGCGGTGGAGCTGATCAGATCACTATTCATTTAAGAGAAGATCGTCGCCATATAAATGAAGATGATGTTAAAAATATCATAAATTTAAGCCCCATTCCAGTAAATTTAGAATGCTCGATCAGTAGTGAGATTATAGATATTGTGTGTGCATTAAAACCTCATAGAGCAACTATAGTTCCTGAAAAAAGAGAAGAATTAACGACTGAGGGCGGATTAAGTTTAGACTCGTTAAATTTAAAAAACGTCATATCAAAACTAAATGATAACGATATCAAAGTTTCACTTTTTATAGATCCTAAAAAAAACGATGTGACTGTGTCTAAAGAGCTTGGCGCTACTTGCGTGGAACTTCATACTGGAGCTTATGCAAACACGTTTTTGATGTTAAACTCAAATTTAAATCATACAAAATACAAAATTAATAGTTTAAATTTAAAAAGAAGCGAGTTAGAAATACTTTTAAATTCGGAATTAACAAGGATAAAAGAGGCTGCTAATCTAGGTATAAATCTTGGCTTAGAAGTTGCTGCAGGTCACGGACTTAATTACCAAAATGTAATTGCTATAGCTGCTATAAAAGATATATTTGAGTTAAATATAGGACAAAGCATAGTTGCAAAAAGTGTTTTTGTAGGGCTAAAAAATGCAGTTAAAGAGATGATGGAGCTTGTAAAATGA
- the pdxA gene encoding 4-hydroxy-L-threonine phosphate dehydrogenase, NAD-dependent (Pfam match to PF04166.8 PdxA) — MNLPKIAISVGDINGVGIEIALKSHNEIKNICSPVYFINNELLNSAANILKFTIPNDFEIFECGNSFNIKPGHVSKKSGKFSFVSFQNALLYTQNKHAQALVTMPINKESWKKAGVPYVGHTDALGKYFGKNAIMMLGCEELFVALYTDHLALKDVSAKIKAKNLALFLVDFYNSSKFENIGVLGFNPHASDNETIGGKEEKEIIKAIKLANNRLKKEVFTGPLVPDAAFTKSSLKRCNRLVSMYHDVGLAPLKALYFDKSINVSLNLPIVRTSVDHGTAFDIAYKGKAEIKSYIEAIKFAIKSCGY, encoded by the coding sequence ATGAATTTGCCAAAAATAGCAATAAGCGTGGGTGATATAAACGGTGTGGGAATCGAAATAGCACTAAAATCTCACAATGAGATAAAAAATATCTGCTCTCCTGTGTATTTTATAAACAATGAGCTTTTAAATAGTGCTGCAAATATACTTAAATTCACTATTCCTAATGATTTTGAAATTTTTGAATGCGGTAATAGTTTTAATATCAAACCAGGTCACGTGAGTAAAAAAAGTGGTAAATTTTCATTTGTAAGTTTTCAAAACGCTCTTTTATATACTCAAAATAAACATGCTCAAGCTCTTGTAACTATGCCTATAAATAAAGAATCTTGGAAAAAAGCTGGGGTTCCATATGTTGGTCATACGGACGCTCTTGGTAAGTATTTTGGTAAGAATGCCATTATGATGCTTGGCTGCGAAGAGCTATTTGTAGCTTTATATACGGATCATTTGGCTTTAAAAGATGTTAGCGCAAAGATAAAAGCTAAGAATTTGGCTCTATTTTTGGTTGATTTTTACAACTCTTCTAAATTTGAAAATATAGGAGTTTTAGGATTTAACCCTCATGCAAGCGATAATGAAACTATAGGTGGAAAAGAAGAAAAAGAGATAATAAAAGCTATAAAATTAGCTAACAATCGTTTAAAAAAAGAGGTTTTTACCGGTCCGCTTGTGCCAGACGCAGCATTTACAAAAAGCTCTTTAAAACGCTGTAATAGGCTAGTAAGTATGTATCACGACGTAGGTCTTGCTCCGTTAAAGGCTTTGTATTTTGATAAATCTATAAACGTAAGCTTAAATTTACCTATAGTCCGTACGAGCGTTGATCACGGTACTGCTTTTGATATAGCATATAAAGGAAAAGCCGAAATTAAAAGTTATATAGAAGCTATTAAATTTGCTATAAAATCGTGCGGTTATTAG
- a CDS encoding inorganic phosphate transporter, PitA family (Pfam match to PF01384.16 PHO4) has product MSRDNRDNLFALIFFIISVVAFFMWGYNYIPSNHLLLFILASIFGLFMAFNIGGNDVANSFGTSVGAKTLTLKQALIIAAVFELSGAVFAGAEVTNTIRSGIVSLPKGDVNPMVFVIIMISALFSSGAWLFIATKKGLPVSTTHSIVGGIVGAGMMMGFIYYNGSKTFDMVQWSEIGRIALSWVISPVMGGVMAYLIFGYIKSKIIIPSSRIQSEIKSLKRARKTYKDQYIKELSNKSEAEQIKELRRIAIIDEDECEGENCDFRDKIKAMKEEEKNIDGTVFMRTHIPIVAGVAAMIIAGSMLFKGLKHMDFNLSIIQTIWIIFVIGIAAYLASFAMVNLMKKDNPQKGINRIFGWFQIFTASSFAFSHGANDIANAVGPFAAILDVLKNNTINETTPIPSIAMATFGIALVVGLWFLGKEVIATVGTKLAEILPTTGFSAELASSIVILIATKMGLPISSTHVLIGAVLGIGVYNRNANWGMLKPIGLAWVITIPISMIGSAIGFLAIKNIMGL; this is encoded by the coding sequence TTGTCTAGGGATAATAGGGATAATCTTTTTGCACTCATATTTTTTATAATATCAGTTGTTGCTTTTTTCATGTGGGGGTATAATTATATACCTAGCAATCATCTTTTACTTTTTATATTAGCTAGTATTTTTGGTCTGTTTATGGCGTTTAATATAGGTGGAAACGACGTTGCAAATTCATTTGGTACTAGCGTGGGGGCAAAAACTCTTACATTAAAGCAAGCTTTGATTATAGCTGCGGTATTTGAGCTAAGTGGAGCCGTGTTTGCCGGAGCTGAGGTTACAAATACCATTAGAAGTGGTATCGTTTCGTTGCCAAAAGGCGATGTAAATCCTATGGTTTTTGTTATCATCATGATTTCAGCGTTATTTAGCTCTGGTGCGTGGCTTTTTATCGCTACTAAAAAAGGACTTCCAGTATCAACTACTCACTCAATAGTAGGCGGTATAGTCGGAGCTGGAATGATGATGGGATTTATATATTACAATGGTTCTAAAACTTTTGATATGGTTCAGTGGAGTGAAATAGGCAGGATAGCTTTAAGCTGGGTAATATCTCCTGTTATGGGTGGAGTTATGGCTTATCTGATTTTTGGATATATAAAATCAAAAATTATCATTCCTTCTTCTAGAATTCAAAGTGAGATAAAATCTCTAAAAAGAGCTAGAAAAACATATAAAGATCAATACATAAAAGAGTTATCAAACAAAAGTGAAGCCGAGCAGATAAAAGAGTTAAGACGCATAGCTATCATCGATGAAGATGAGTGTGAAGGTGAGAATTGTGATTTTAGAGATAAGATAAAAGCTATGAAAGAGGAAGAAAAAAATATAGATGGTACGGTATTTATGCGTACTCATATCCCTATAGTTGCCGGAGTTGCTGCTATGATCATCGCTGGAAGTATGCTATTTAAAGGTCTTAAACATATGGACTTTAATTTAAGTATTATTCAGACTATTTGGATTATATTTGTTATAGGTATTGCGGCTTATTTGGCTAGTTTTGCTATGGTAAATTTGATGAAAAAAGATAATCCTCAAAAAGGTATAAATAGAATATTTGGCTGGTTTCAAATTTTTACCGCTTCATCTTTTGCTTTTTCTCACGGTGCAAATGATATAGCAAATGCAGTTGGACCGTTTGCTGCTATTTTAGATGTTTTAAAAAATAATACGATAAATGAAACTACTCCGATACCAAGCATCGCTATGGCTACTTTTGGTATAGCTCTTGTTGTTGGACTCTGGTTTTTAGGTAAAGAAGTTATAGCTACAGTCGGCACAAAACTTGCAGAGATACTTCCTACAACCGGATTTAGTGCGGAACTCGCATCTAGTATAGTTATACTTATAGCTACAAAAATGGGACTTCCTATAAGCTCTACTCACGTTTTGATAGGTGCTGTTTTGGGTATCGGTGTGTATAATAGAAATGCGAATTGGGGAATGCTTAAACCTATTGGTTTAGCGTGGGTTATAACAATTCCTATATCTATGATAGGATCGGCTATAGGATTTTTGGCTATCAAAAATATTATGGGTCTATAA
- the flgL gene encoding flagellar hook-associated protein (Pfam matches to PF00669.16 Flagellin_N, and to PF00700.17 Flagellin_C), with the protein MRITNQLINFNNLSNYQTNAKSIYDINERYSSGLKIQNSYDNSSIYVDGTRLEYEINLLDQVKQTSTKATEFSKNSDKALNDFVAKLTEFKTKLIQAGNNIHNETSRNAIANDLEGLKKHLIDIANSSINGQFLFSGTALDTKPIDSAGNYKGNNQSINAAIGANQTTAYNIDGQTLFLGKDNDYKKILTTNVSLIDNKTKLTSDATNYLNAANKILDLIGGNYRSEELVAQIGKMNPELDFADPTALADTTFYMQGRKPNGETFSTKFKVTADSSIQNLLDNIGYALGNDKNGKNSVVSVTINNSGQIEVTDLKSGNQMTELHLFGLTDVQGPETFKVGDRDIVIDPATHTDFKVTTEKRTVGGVSTDVLIVDSVNPAGEKYEITQIAGGDLSIQQVDKTTGANIGAATNVTPAAGKLVLNPADLAAGGVTAADFRAYDPADIKTLSDKGARDENGNWVSSANLTDTKTITQNVENGNVYLTEFIKSGFEDVLGNKSDAIDYNKLQFEKTDNKLSSNVSQVVKGTNEYATNSTKLSAVAGQALQANPNSNITMNIKSKDGTNYEVKLNFTDTNSNTTQRYPTITVTPLDDNWEKPATATPVYYGNVYSGKYNEATKMTDGVITQADDMTYQQLNDIVSMVAAGNLPSGQPNTNVIANIDTASRSTYADANALKTALKNGVTDVQAQGIIDRVVDASGIAYPIDFTANGDALRDIKDAILGDQDYVTSRYNEYNTAVKSASSTINTTLDYRGNMVVTDKTASKTDIEVTLFEDHGRGNIEFTDMYKRDAAGNIEVDAAGNRIIDTYQSTSGSLFSFTSNNAISIDEPSVDIFKDLDDMIQAVRDGSYRGNPDASDPRTTGIQGALKKIDHLMDHINKQHTQIGSYTNSLTATGDRATTLKVNVSSVKSEIMEADIGETYLMFQQRLLAYQAMLQATAKTSQISLLNYI; encoded by the coding sequence ATGAGAATTACAAATCAGCTTATAAACTTCAATAACCTTTCTAATTACCAAACAAACGCAAAAAGTATTTATGATATAAATGAAAGATATAGCAGTGGATTAAAAATTCAAAATTCATACGATAATAGCAGTATTTACGTAGATGGAACCAGACTTGAATACGAGATAAATTTGCTTGATCAAGTAAAGCAAACTAGCACAAAAGCTACTGAATTCTCTAAAAATTCAGATAAGGCTTTAAATGATTTTGTTGCTAAATTAACAGAGTTTAAAACCAAACTTATACAAGCAGGTAACAATATACATAATGAAACTTCAAGAAATGCGATTGCTAATGACTTAGAAGGTTTAAAAAAACATCTTATAGATATAGCAAATAGCTCTATAAACGGTCAGTTTCTATTTTCTGGAACTGCGCTTGATACAAAACCTATCGATAGTGCTGGAAACTATAAGGGTAACAATCAGTCGATAAACGCAGCCATAGGAGCTAACCAAACTACTGCTTATAATATTGATGGGCAGACTCTATTTTTAGGTAAAGATAACGATTATAAAAAGATACTTACTACAAATGTTAGTTTGATAGATAATAAAACAAAATTAACTAGTGATGCAACAAATTATCTTAATGCTGCAAATAAGATATTGGATTTAATAGGTGGAAATTATCGTTCAGAAGAGTTGGTTGCACAAATAGGCAAAATGAATCCAGAGCTTGATTTCGCTGATCCTACTGCGTTAGCTGATACTACGTTTTATATGCAAGGCAGAAAACCAAATGGCGAGACTTTTAGTACTAAATTTAAAGTTACTGCAGATTCTAGTATCCAAAATTTATTAGATAATATAGGCTACGCTCTTGGTAATGATAAAAATGGTAAAAACAGCGTTGTTAGCGTTACTATAAATAACAGCGGTCAAATAGAAGTAACTGATCTTAAAAGCGGAAATCAAATGACTGAGCTTCATCTATTTGGTCTTACCGACGTGCAAGGACCTGAGACTTTTAAAGTCGGAGATAGAGATATAGTCATTGATCCTGCTACTCATACGGATTTTAAAGTTACTACGGAAAAAAGAACCGTTGGCGGTGTTTCTACTGATGTTTTGATCGTAGATAGCGTAAATCCAGCTGGAGAAAAATATGAGATAACACAAATCGCAGGTGGAGATTTGTCTATTCAACAAGTTGATAAAACTACTGGTGCAAATATAGGAGCTGCTACAAATGTAACTCCAGCGGCTGGAAAACTTGTTTTAAACCCTGCTGATTTGGCTGCTGGAGGTGTAACTGCAGCTGATTTTAGAGCTTATGATCCAGCAGATATAAAAACATTGTCTGACAAAGGTGCTAGAGATGAAAATGGAAACTGGGTTTCTTCGGCAAATTTAACGGACACTAAAACAATTACCCAAAATGTTGAAAACGGAAATGTGTATTTAACTGAATTTATAAAAAGCGGCTTTGAAGATGTATTGGGAAATAAAAGCGATGCTATAGATTACAACAAACTTCAATTTGAAAAAACAGACAACAAGCTATCAAGCAACGTTTCTCAAGTAGTAAAAGGCACAAATGAATACGCCACAAACTCTACAAAACTAAGTGCCGTTGCAGGTCAAGCTTTACAAGCTAATCCAAATAGCAACATAACTATGAACATAAAGTCAAAAGACGGTACAAACTATGAAGTAAAACTGAATTTCACAGATACAAATTCAAATACCACCCAAAGATATCCTACTATCACAGTAACTCCACTAGATGATAACTGGGAGAAGCCAGCTACTGCTACTCCTGTATATTACGGAAATGTATATTCTGGTAAATATAATGAAGCTACAAAAATGACTGATGGAGTTATAACTCAGGCTGATGATATGACTTATCAACAATTAAACGATATCGTATCTATGGTGGCAGCTGGAAATCTCCCAAGCGGACAGCCAAATACTAATGTTATTGCAAATATTGATACTGCTTCTAGAAGTACTTACGCTGATGCAAATGCTCTAAAAACAGCTTTAAAAAACGGTGTTACTGATGTTCAAGCACAAGGAATTATAGATAGAGTAGTTGATGCTTCTGGTATCGCTTATCCTATAGATTTTACTGCTAATGGTGACGCTCTAAGAGATATAAAAGACGCTATATTAGGCGATCAAGACTACGTTACATCAAGATACAATGAGTATAACACGGCTGTTAAAAGTGCAAGCAGCACGATAAATACCACTTTAGATTATCGCGGAAATATGGTTGTTACTGATAAAACAGCTTCAAAAACAGATATCGAAGTTACACTTTTTGAAGATCATGGTAGAGGAAATATCGAATTTACCGATATGTATAAAAGAGACGCAGCTGGAAATATAGAAGTAGATGCCGCAGGAAATAGAATCATAGATACGTATCAATCAACCAGCGGTTCGTTATTTAGTTTTACTTCAAATAATGCTATTTCTATAGATGAGCCAAGTGTTGATATATTTAAAGATTTAGACGATATGATACAAGCTGTTAGAGACGGTAGCTATAGAGGAAATCCAGATGCTAGTGATCCTCGAACTACTGGTATCCAAGGTGCTTTGAAAAAAATAGATCACTTAATGGATCACATAAATAAACAACATACTCAAATCGGTTCATACACAAACTCTTTAACAGCTACTGGCGATCGCGCTACTACTCTTAAAGTAAATGTATCTTCTGTAAAGTCTGAAATAATGGAAGCCGATATCGGAGAAACATATCTTATGTTCCAGCAAAGACTTCTTGCTTATCAAGCTATGCTTCAAGCTACTGCAAAAACAAGTCAGATAAGTCTGTTAAACTATATATAA